A region of Elusimicrobiota bacterium DNA encodes the following proteins:
- a CDS encoding PEP-CTERM/exosortase system-associated acyltransferase has protein sequence MITLGDFKFVVATTPELLNGVFRLRYQVYVDEYGFEHAGDHPDGMEKDEWDPCSIHMAALNSEGDVIGTIRLVLNSSAGLPTLQAVAPFYFDQNPHSQHIGEVSRLAVARSFRRRVEDGFYGVQALASPKGSIAFHRAEDGDFPSQERRRRFAVVLGLFKIMYHVSKRINLKDWYMVSEKRLWYLLKRYHILFNPIGPEMEYHGIRIPYIGHIKDIESHMMKASASLAESFQEGLDATDGAASVAPEESSVKKTDVNPVPPVSSVFSETEAEQKARAAAQAVAEIVWPHRIPRRRS, from the coding sequence ATGATAACTCTCGGCGATTTTAAATTTGTGGTGGCAACGACCCCGGAATTGTTGAACGGAGTCTTTCGGCTCCGTTACCAGGTCTATGTGGACGAATACGGTTTTGAGCACGCGGGGGACCATCCGGACGGGATGGAGAAAGACGAATGGGACCCCTGTTCCATTCACATGGCCGCACTAAACTCCGAGGGCGACGTGATCGGGACGATTCGTTTGGTTCTGAACTCTTCGGCCGGGTTGCCGACCTTGCAAGCCGTGGCTCCTTTTTATTTCGACCAGAACCCCCATTCCCAGCACATCGGCGAGGTGTCGAGGCTGGCGGTGGCGCGATCTTTCCGACGCCGGGTCGAAGATGGGTTCTACGGGGTTCAAGCCTTGGCTTCCCCGAAAGGGAGCATCGCTTTTCACCGGGCGGAGGACGGGGATTTCCCGAGCCAGGAGCGGCGTCGGCGGTTCGCGGTGGTGCTGGGGCTCTTTAAGATCATGTACCACGTGAGCAAGCGCATCAATCTCAAGGACTGGTATATGGTTTCGGAAAAACGGTTGTGGTACCTTCTGAAACGCTACCACATCCTTTTTAACCCGATCGGTCCGGAGATGGAATACCATGGGATCCGGATCCCTTACATCGGTCACATCAAAGACATCGAATCCCACATGATGAAGGCGAGCGCTTCCCTGGCCGAATCTTTTCAGGAGGGGCTCGATGCGACCGACGGGGCCGCCAGTGTGGCGCCGGAAGAATCGTCGGTCAAAAAAACCGACGTCAACCCGGTTCCGCCGGTCTCGTCGGTTTTTTCGGAAACGGAGGCCGAACAAAAAGCGCGTGCGGCGGCCCAGGCGGTGGCCGAGATTGTCTGGCCTCACCGGATCCCGCGGCGCCGGTCCTAA
- a CDS encoding FAD-dependent monooxygenase, translating to MVPGEFGGRTGLKKAIVVGGGPAGASAALGLLRSGFAVTLVEQRTTIGHRVCGAFLDAEALAHLAWLGLENQVRERAVPIHTIRVTTNRGADHRGPLPAPGLSLPRPVLEEILLSAAEAAGGEVQRGVRVGEHRREGEGWLLDLPGLRKTVRADLLVRADGRFSGGRLRKDGRGWYGWNATFSKVVQSSGEMSLHFYPGGYVGIVTFADGTSNLCGLHRRTGEALDWERVFSEAWVLNKALRFLMEGSRRESPWAGVGPLPFSRGLSPSDGTLRAGDAAAVGDPFMGEGIGRALGAGPLIHGAIRAAGKNADPVATYESVWRQTYGKRQRLGWVARSVLNLPRLSSRLIGTVLASPAAVGQLTRVFHGGSAPNPPELN from the coding sequence GTGGTTCCGGGTGAGTTTGGCGGGAGAACGGGCCTGAAAAAAGCCATCGTGGTCGGCGGGGGGCCAGCGGGAGCGAGCGCCGCCTTGGGGCTTCTCCGCTCCGGCTTCGCCGTGACGCTGGTCGAACAGCGTACCACGATCGGGCATCGGGTCTGCGGCGCCTTCCTGGACGCCGAAGCCCTGGCCCACCTGGCCTGGCTCGGGTTGGAAAACCAGGTGAGAGAGCGGGCCGTGCCCATCCACACCATCCGGGTCACCACCAACCGGGGCGCGGATCACCGAGGACCGCTTCCGGCCCCAGGCCTATCCCTCCCCCGGCCTGTTCTGGAGGAAATTTTGCTCTCCGCCGCCGAGGCCGCAGGGGGAGAGGTCCAACGGGGGGTTCGCGTCGGCGAACATCGCCGGGAAGGCGAGGGGTGGCTGTTGGATTTGCCGGGATTGCGAAAAACGGTCCGGGCCGATCTCCTGGTCCGAGCGGACGGACGTTTTTCAGGGGGAAGGCTCCGGAAGGATGGCCGGGGCTGGTATGGATGGAACGCGACTTTTTCGAAAGTGGTCCAGTCTTCAGGAGAGATGTCCCTGCACTTTTATCCCGGAGGCTACGTGGGGATCGTCACGTTCGCGGACGGGACATCCAACCTCTGCGGTCTCCATCGGCGAACCGGGGAGGCCCTGGACTGGGAAAGAGTGTTCTCCGAGGCCTGGGTCCTGAACAAGGCTCTCCGTTTCCTGATGGAAGGGTCCCGCCGAGAGAGTCCCTGGGCGGGGGTCGGACCGTTGCCCTTTTCCCGCGGCCTCAGCCCCTCTGACGGAACCCTTCGGGCCGGGGACGCCGCGGCCGTCGGAGATCCCTTCATGGGCGAAGGCATCGGCCGGGCCCTGGGCGCCGGGCCTCTTATCCACGGGGCGATCCGCGCCGCCGGAAAAAACGCCGACCCCGTTGCGACCTATGAATCCGTCTGGCGCCAAACGTACGGAAAGCGCCAACGGTTGGGGTGGGTCGCTCGGTCCGTCCTCAACCTCCCCCGCCTCTCCTCCCGTCTCATCGGCACCGTGCTCGCTTCCCCCGCCGCCGTGGGACAACTGACCCGGGTTTTCCACGGCGGCTCCGCCCCGAACCCACCCGAACTCAATTGA
- a CDS encoding methyltransferase domain-containing protein, with product MNLFPDLRLPVDEDEWMDTCPFDPVQARRALAYLALTNRRFGGAEAVLGHFRRWSKRWHPGEPVRILDVGTGGADIPVALARWGRAAGHSLRITAVELHPSVAELARESVRAYPEITVLVRDLRDIPKELTFDYVTASLFLHHMPLALRAETLHCLDRRARRGLVVSDLRRSLPSYWAVGLSSWVWGDRMVRHDGPLSVRRAFRVNELAALAAEAGLGYLSARRESWFRVSLAGERA from the coding sequence ATGAATTTATTCCCCGACCTCCGCCTTCCCGTGGACGAAGACGAATGGATGGACACTTGTCCCTTTGACCCCGTCCAAGCACGCCGCGCCCTGGCCTATCTCGCCCTCACCAACCGCCGTTTCGGCGGAGCGGAGGCCGTTCTGGGCCATTTTCGAAGATGGTCCAAACGCTGGCACCCGGGGGAACCCGTGCGCATCTTGGACGTCGGGACGGGCGGCGCCGATATACCGGTCGCCCTGGCCCGCTGGGGCCGGGCCGCTGGCCATTCGCTTCGAATCACGGCCGTGGAACTGCACCCCTCCGTGGCTGAGCTGGCCCGAGAATCCGTTCGCGCTTACCCCGAGATCACCGTTCTCGTCCGGGACCTCCGAGACATTCCGAAAGAATTGACCTTTGATTATGTGACCGCCTCCCTTTTCCTCCACCACATGCCGCTCGCGCTCCGCGCTGAAACGCTTCACTGCCTGGACCGTCGCGCCCGGCGGGGGTTGGTGGTTTCGGACCTGCGGCGAAGCCTGCCGTCCTATTGGGCGGTCGGTCTCTCCAGTTGGGTCTGGGGCGACCGTATGGTCCGCCATGACGGACCCCTTTCGGTGAGACGGGCTTTTCGCGTCAATGAACTCGCGGCCCTGGCCGCGGAAGCCGGTTTGGGCTATTTGTCCGCGCGTCGGGAATCGTGGTTCCGGGTGAGTTTGGCGGGAGAACGGGCCTGA